One Alnus glutinosa chromosome 3, dhAlnGlut1.1, whole genome shotgun sequence genomic region harbors:
- the LOC133863429 gene encoding putative receptor-like protein kinase At3g47110 → MEAVSYLKNILELDVSENSLFGEIPITIGDCLSLQILYLQGNSFEGNLPSSLATLKDLRYADLSRNNLSGLIPKDLQKVSVLLYLNISFNNLMGEVPTEGFFRNASAMSVIGNKKLCGGVLELHLQACDVKVMKQGKSHTFKLTAIIVGGVLCFILFSSFLVLYRRIKLKKESSSTLPKTNQLTNVSYKKLYQTTDGFSLGNLIGSSSFGSVYKGIINQEKWMVVVKVLNLQQKGATKNFTAECNAFRNIRHRNLVKILTCCSSVDYNGNDFKALVYEFMENGDLDKWLHQDIDNENQPRHLSLLQRLNIAIDVAYALQYLHDYCEPLIIHCDLKPSNVLLDNDMIAKVSDFGLARILSTTNDVSQNQTSTIGIKGTIGYAAPGT, encoded by the coding sequence ATGGAAGCAGTAagctatttgaaaaatattttggaatTGGATGTATCCGAAAATAGTTTGTTTGGTGAGATTCCTATAACCATTGGAGATTGTTTGAGTTTGCAGATCCTTTACTTGCAGGGTAATTCATTTGAAGGAAACTTACCTTCATCACTGGCTACCTTGAAAGACCTTCGCTATGCAGATCTTTCACGAAACAACCTGTCAGGATTAATTCCTAAGGATTTACAGAAAGTTTCTGTTCtattatatttgaatatttcttttaataatttgatgggCGAGGTACCAACCGAAGGATTCTTTCGAAATGCAAGCGCAATGTCGGTGATAGGAAATAAAAAGCTTTGTGGAGGTGTCCTAGAGCTGCACTTGCAAGCATGCGATGTCAAAGTTATGAAGCAAGGAAAATCTCATACATTCAAATTAACTGCCATAATTGTTGGTGGGGTTCTATGTTTCATTCTATTTTCATCATTTCTTGTCCTTTATAGgaggataaaattaaaaaaagaatcatCTTCTACACTCCCCAAAACTAACCAACTTACAAATGTTTCATACAAAAAGCTCTATCAAACGACTGACGGATTTTCTCTTGGCAATTTAATTGGATCTAGTAGTTTTGGCTCTGTATATAAAGGAattattaatcaagaaaaatggaTGGTTGTTGTGAAAGTATTGAACCTTCAACAAAAAGGAGCTACCAAGAATTTCACAGCTGAATGCAATGCGTTCAGAAATATACGTCATCGGAATCTTGTTAAGATTTTAACTTGTTGCTCCAGCGTGGACTACAATGGCAATGATTTTAAAGCACTAGTTTACGAATTCATGGAAAATGGAGACTTAGACAAGTGGTTGCACCAAGATATCGACAATGAAAATCAACCAAGACATTTGAGCCTCCTTCAAAGACTAAATATTGCGATTGATGTAGCTTATGCTCTACAATATCTTCATGATTACTGTGAACCACTAATTATTCATTGTGATTTAAAGCCAAGCAATGTTCTTCTTGATAATGACATGATTGCTAAAGTAAGTGATTTTGGTTTGGCAAGGATCCTCTCTACAACAAATGATGTTTCTCAAAATCAAACTAGCACAATTGGAATAAAGGGTACCATTGGCTATGCTGCTCCAGGTACATAA
- the LOC133863430 gene encoding LRR receptor-like serine/threonine-protein kinase EFR, translating to MKLLHSCNLLALCTTYLGVILLFSRSLLCLRNATAAAAPTNESDRLALLKFKELIANDPFNIFTSWNDTIHFCNWQGITCGRKHQRVMALDLHGSSLSGSISPYIGNLSFLRVVNLSDNFLHGEIPHQVTHLFWLQRLGLSNNSLTGKIPSNFTNCPELKYIILTRNKLTGNIPNELGSLLKLVRLQVFQNHLIGGIPPSLGNASSLEELDFDFNNFVGNIPDEIGCLQMLSFFRAAGNNLSGTIPYALYNISTLRTIKVGFNRINGTLLANIGHTLSNLQVLDIMKNEFSGPIPVSLSNASQLELLDLSYNYFVGQVPTDLGNLINVNLLGVGGNILGSNSAKDLDFLMSLENCTKLETLGFLNNNFGGSLPNSIGNLSKQLSALYIGGNQIYGIIPAALENLINLTILAMHEIKPVHRHHSHLFGEVPKAARIVFVWK from the coding sequence ATGAAGCTTCTTCATAGCTGCAACTTACTTGCACTATGCACTACATACCTTGGTGTGATTCTTCTCTTTTCTAGAAGCCTACTATGCTTGCGAAATGCCACTGCTGCTGCCGCTCCAACAAACGAGAGTGATCGTTTGGCTTTGCTCAAATTCAAAGAATTGATAGCCAATGACCCATTTAACATCTTTACCTCTTGGAATGATACCATCCACTTCTGCAACTGGCAGGGAATTACATGCGGCCGCAAGCATCAAAGAGTTATGGCCTTGGACCTACATGGCAGTTCCTTAAGTGGATCCATATCACCTTACATTGGCAACCTCAGCTTTCTTAGGGTGGTTAACCTCTCAGACAACTTCTTACACGGGGAAATTCCACATCAGGTCACTCATCTGTTCTGGCTACAACGTCTGGGTCTCAGCAATAACTCGTTGACAGGGAAAATCCCAAGCAACTTCACCAACTGTCCTGAACtcaaatatataattttgacAAGGAATAAACTTACTGGGAATATTCCTAATGAGCTGGGATCATTGTTGAAGCTTGTGAGACTTCAGGTTTTCCAGAATCATTTGATAGGAGGCATCCCGCCTTCTTTGGGAAATGCTTCTTCACTCGAAGAACTTGACTTTGACTTTAATAATTTCGTGGGAAATATTCCAGATGAAATAGGCTGTTTGCAGATGTTATCTTTCTTCAGAGCTGCGGGCAATAATTTGTCTGGTACGATCCCTTATGCCCTTTACAATATATCAACTTTGAGGACCATTAAAGTTGGATTTAACCGAATTAATGGCACTCTTCTGGCCAACATAGGCCACACTCTCTCTAATCTCCAAGTTTTGGACATCATGAAAAACGAATTCTCTGGCCCAATCCCAGTTTCGCTATCCAATGCTTCTCAGCTTGAATTACTTGATCTCTCCTATAACTATTTTGTGGGGCAAGTTCCAACTGATCTAGGAAACCTGATAAATGTCAACTTACTCGGTGTTGGTGGAAATATACTTGGAAGTAATTCAGCCAAGGACCTGGATTTCTTAATGTCTTTGGAAAACTGCACCAAATTGGAAACGCTAGgctttttgaataataattttggaGGTAGTTTACCTAATTCTATAGGAAATTTGTCGAAGCAACTTAGTGCTTTATATATTGGTGGCAATCAAATATATGGGATTATTCCTGCAGCATTAGAAAATCTCATCAACTTAACTATCCTCGCCATGCATGAAATTAAACCTGTTCACAGGCACCATTCCCACTTATTTGGGGAAGTTCCAAAAGCTGCAAGGATTGTATTTGTATGGAAATAG
- the LOC133863432 gene encoding putative receptor-like protein kinase At3g47110, protein MVWKLREGKGGLDWIISNGRSIVQLSRWQGITCGRRHQRVTALYLPGYNLSGSISPYIGNLSFLRVVNLRDNFLHGQIPQEVTHLLRLQNLNLSNNLLTGEIPSNFTNCPELRIMDFKRNKLTGNIPSELGSLKKLVKLQFYQNNLTGGIPPSLGNVSSLEALEISFNNLVGNIPDEIGHLRRLFFFGAGSNNLSVSLSNASQLEALDLSNNNFVGQVPTDLGNLLNVQILGVGGNNLGSNSTKDLDFLTSLGNCTNLVELAFSSNNFGGSLPDSIGNLSKQLSVLYIGGNQISGIIPATLENLINLSILKMQENLFTGTIANYFGKLQKLQGLYLFGNRLSGHIPSSLGNLTQLVELFLYQNKLEGSVPSSFGNCKSLQFLDISKNNPSGALPKTSISSQLLGLDLSQNSLTGILPMEVGNLKNIYHLDVSENNLFGEIPRSIGDCLSLQNLYLQGNSFEGNLPLSLASLKNLHYANLSRNNFSGIIPKDLQKISVLLYLNLSFNSLVGEVPTEGVFRNASQISVIGNKKLCGGIPELQLQACDIKVMKQGKSHVFKLTSIIVSGVLCFILFSSFLILYKRRKSKKESSTLPKTSQLPNVSYRELYQTTNGFSPNNLVGYGSFGSVYKGILDQEKKMVAVKVLNLQQKGASKSFVAKCNALRNVRHRNLVKILTCCSGVDYNGNEFKALVYEFMENGNLDKWLHHDRDNESPPRYLNLLQRLNIAIDVGFALHYLHDHCETPIIHCDLKPSNVLLDNDMIAKVSDFGLARILFTTNDVSQDQTSTVGIKGTIGYAAPGSKDKE, encoded by the exons ATGGTGTGGAAACTTAGAGAAGGAAAAGGAGGATTGGATTGGATCATCTCCAATGGACGGTCCATAGTGCAGCTCTCCAG ATGGCAGGGAATTACATGCGGCCGCAGGCATCAAAGAGTTACGGCCTTGTACCTGCCTGGCTATAACTTGAGTGGATCCATATCACCTTACATCGGCAACCTCAGCTTTCTTAGGGTGGTCAACCTCCGAGACAACTTCTTACACGGCCAAATTCCACAAGAAGTTACTCATTTGCTCCGGCTGCAAAATCTCAATCTTAGCAATAACTTGTTAACAGGAGAAATTCCCAGCAACTTCACCAACTGTCCTGAACTCAGAATCATGGACTTCAAAAGGAATAAACTTACTGGGAATATTCCTTCTGAGCTGGGCTCTTTGAAGAAGCTTGTCAAGCTTCAGTTTTACCAAAATAATTTGACAGGAGGCATCCCACCGTCTTTGGGAAATGTTTCTTCACTCGAAGCACTCGAAATTTCGTTCAATAATTTAGTGGGAAATATTCCAGATGAGATAGGCCATTTGCGGAGGTTATTTTTCTTCGGAGCTGGGAGCAATAATCTGTCCG TTTCACTATCCAATGCTTCTCAGCTTGAAGCACTTGATCTCTCCAATAACAATTTTGTGGGGCAAGTTCCAACTGATCTAGGAAACCTGCTAAATGTCCAGATACTAGGTGTTGGTGGAAATAATCTTGGAAGTAATTCAACCAAGGATTTGGATTTCTTAACGTCTTTGGGTAACTGCACCAACCTGGTAGAGCTAGCTTTTTCCAGTAACAATTTCGGAGGTAGTTTACCTGATTCTATAGGCAATTTGTCGAAGCAACTCAGTGTTTTGTATATTGGTGGCAATCAAATATCTGGAATTATTCCTGCAACATTAGAGAATCTCATCAACTTAAGTATCCTCAAAATGCAGGAAAACCTGTTCACAGGCACCATCGCCAATTATTTTGGGAAGTTACAAAAGCTACAAGGATTGTATTTGTTTGGAAACAGATTGTCAGGGCACATACCATCCTCTCTAGGCAACCTCACTCAATTGGTAGAACTTTTCTTATATCAGAACAAATTGGAAGGGAGCGTTCCATCAAGTTTTGGAAATTGCAAAAGTTTGCAGTTCTtagatatttcaaaaaataatccTAGCGGAGCCCTACCCAAAACGAGTATTTCTTCCCAATTACTAGGACTTGACTTATCACAAAACTCATTAACGGGCATCCTACCTATGGAAGTgggaaatttgaaaaatatttaccaTTTGGATGTCTCTGAAAACAATTTGTTTGGTGAGATTCCTAGAAGCATTGGAGATTGCTTGAGTTTGCAGAATCTTTACTTGCAAGGTAATTCATTTGAAGGAAACTTACCTCTATCTTTGGCATCCTTGAAAAACCTTCACTATGCAAATCTTTCGCGAAATAATTTTTCGGGAATAATTCCTAAAGATCTACAGAAAATTTCTGTTCTACTGTATTTGAATCTTTCATTTAATAGTTTGGTGGGCGAGGTACCAACAGAGGGAGTTTTCCGAAATGCAAGTCAAATATCAGTGATAGGAAATAAAAAGCTTTGCGGAGGTATCCCAGAGCTGCAATTGCAAGCATGCGATATCAAAGTTATGAAGCAAGGAAAATCCCATGTATTCAAATTAACTTCCATAATTGTTAGTGGGGTTTTATGTTTCATTCTATTTTCATCCTTTCTTATCCTTTATAAGAGgagaaaatcaaaaaaagaatcTTCTACGCTCCCAAAAACCAGCCAACTTCCAAATGTTTCATACAGGGAACTCTATCAAACGACTAACGGATTTTCTCCTAACAATTTAGTTGGATATGGTAGTTTCGGCTCTGTATACAAAGGAATTCttgatcaagaaaaaaaaatggttgctGTGAAAGTATTGAATCTTCAACAGAAAGGAGCTTCCAAGAGTTTCGTGGCTAAATGCAATGCGTTAAGAAATGTACGACATCGGAATCTTGTTAAGATCTTAACTTGTTGCTCTGGTGTGGACTATAATGGCAATGAATTCAAAGCTTTAGTTTACGAATTCATGGAAAATGGAAACTTAGACAAGTGGCTGCACCATGATAGAGACAATGAAAGTCCACCAAGATATTTGAACCTCCTTCAAAGACTAAATATTGCGATTGATGTAGgttttgcattgcattatcTTCATGATCATTGTGAAACACCTATCATTCATTGTGATTTAAAGCCAAGCAATGTTCTTCTTGACAATGACATGATTGCTAAAGTAAGTGATTTTGGTTTGGCAAGAATCCTCTTTACAACAAATGATGTTTCTCAAGATCAAACTAGCACGGTTGGAATAAAGGGTACTATTGGCTACGCTGCTCCAG GATCTAAAGACAAGgagtga